The Litchfieldia alkalitelluris genome has a window encoding:
- a CDS encoding cytochrome c oxidase subunit 2A — MPKVEVNQVKKLKSKVEDRSSLKGTLASVFLLGFFLIVTWVGVYFLFLDRL, encoded by the coding sequence ATGCCAAAAGTAGAGGTAAATCAAGTAAAAAAATTAAAGTCAAAAGTTGAAGATCGATCTTCATTAAAAGGTACTTTAGCATCTGTATTTTTACTTGGGTTTTTCTTAATCGTAACATGGGTTGGAGTCTATTTTCTTTTTTTAGATCGACTGTAA